In the genome of Pseudomonadales bacterium, the window CAAAACAGGTATCGGGTGAGGCGCGCTTTAAGCTTGAAGCTCTATTCTCAGCAGCGCTGCCTAATACGCCGCTGCAAGGCAGCGATATTAAACTGGTTGGTGGCAATTTTATTACCGCTAAACCGCTGGGCGTACTTGAAGGAAAAGACTTTCAGTTTACCGGTGAAATTAGAAAAGTAGACTGCGCTGCCATACAAGCCGTGTTAGAACATAATGCGATTGTATTATTATCGAATATCGCTGGCTCAGTAACTGGCGAAAGTTTTAATGTTGCAGCCGAGCATGTCGCAACGGCCGTAGCCAAAAGTATCGGCGCCGATAAATTTATTATTGTCTCGCAAGCTGCAGAACTGAGGGAGTTAGAGCGCGAATTAACACTGCAACAGGCCTTACAAATTAGCCAACCCTCGCATAATTTAAGCTGCTTGATCAACACTTGCAAAGCAGGCATTCCTAGATGTCATATGGTAAGCGTAGAACAAGACGGCGCACTGCTTACCGAACTATTCACCACGGATGGCAGCGGCGTATTATTGAGCAAGAATCCTTACGAGTCGATAAGACCTGCCAGTGCAGAAGATATTGGCGGCATTATGCAGCTATTACAGCCCTTAGAAAGCAGTGGCTTCTTAGTCAAACGTGAGCCTGAGGTGCTGGAACAGGAAATGCATCACTTCATTGTGATAGAGCGCGATAACAAAATTATTGCTTGCTCAGCACTTTACCCATTTATTGATGATCAAGGTCTGAATATGGCTGAGATTGCCTGCGTAGCTACCGATCCAGATTATCAAGGTGGTCAACGCGGTGCTGAGATGCTCGCCTATCTTGCTGAGCAAGCTGCTGCAGCTGCAATCGATAGTTTGTTTGTGCTCACAACTCAATCACTGCATTTCTTTTTAGAACAAGGCTTTATTCAGGCCTCGGTAGATGATCTGCCGCAGCAGAAGCAAGCCATGTACAACTACCAACGAAACTCTAAAGTGCTTATTAA includes:
- the argA gene encoding amino-acid N-acetyltransferase, translating into MSETTPANKTFIQTFRESSPYINSHRGKTMVLLLDGFCLQSDKLTQVIYDIALMHSLGIKIVLVMGTRPLISDALTESGISSQMHLGQRITSSEILHIAKQVSGEARFKLEALFSAALPNTPLQGSDIKLVGGNFITAKPLGVLEGKDFQFTGEIRKVDCAAIQAVLEHNAIVLLSNIAGSVTGESFNVAAEHVATAVAKSIGADKFIIVSQAAELRELERELTLQQALQISQPSHNLSCLINTCKAGIPRCHMVSVEQDGALLTELFTTDGSGVLLSKNPYESIRPASAEDIGGIMQLLQPLESSGFLVKREPEVLEQEMHHFIVIERDNKIIACSALYPFIDDQGLNMAEIACVATDPDYQGGQRGAEMLAYLAEQAAAAAIDSLFVLTTQSLHFFLEQGFIQASVDDLPQQKQAMYNYQRNSKVLIKQL